The following DNA comes from Anaerolineae bacterium.
AGGGAAGTTCGCCCCTTAGCCGTAATCCGGTCAGGTTTGCTGTTCTTTTCCTCCTTTCGGCTCCCTTCTGGTGGCTATTTGAACTCCTGAACCGTCGGGTTCAGAACTGGCATTACATAGGAGGAGAGTTTACCCCTCTGGAGTTCTTCTTCTTTGCCTCGCTCTCTTTTTCCACTGTAATCCCTGCTGTTTTTGAAGCTTCAGAATTGGTTTCTTCTTTCCTTAGAAAGCCAGTTTTAAGTCGCTGGAAAGTCACCCTTCATCCTGCTCTGGGGTGGGGGATGCTGGGAGGGGGTATCCTTTCTCTCCTCGCCCTTCTCCTCTGGCCTCGATACTTTTTCCCATTCCTCTGGATCTTTCTTTTCCTGATAGTGGAGGCCATAAATTACATGCTGGGCTATAAGAGTCTGATAATCTATCTGCAACGGGGGGAATGGAGGCCGGTTATTTCCCTTTTTGGCGGTGTGCTGATATGCGCCTTCTTCTGGGAATTCTGGAATTACTGGTCGTGGCCCAAATGGATTTATACTGTTCCTTTCTTTGATTTCCTCCACATCTTTGAGATGCCGCTCCTCGGGTATGGAGGTTACCTGCCCTTTGCTCTGGAGATTTACTCTTTCTATAACCTAATACAGGGGATTATGCGCTGGCCTGGCCATTACATAAGGCTTCTCCCGGAAGGGTGAAGAAGGGTGGGAGCCAAAATCCTGGTAGTGGAAGATGAAGTTAAATTGACGCGCCTGGTGGCTGATTACCTGGAAGCAGCGGGTTTTCAGGTTCTAAAAGCATACACCGGGAAGGAAGCTCTGGCCTTGTTCCGCCATGAAAAGCCCGATTTGGTAATCCTGGATCTCATGCTGCCGGAGATAGACGGGCTAGAAGTGGCCCGGATAATCCGTCGGGAATCATCTACCCCCATTATTATGCTTACCGCCAGAGTTGAAGAGAGCGACCGCATATTGGGGCTGGAGATTGGGGCTGATGATTACATAACTAAGCCCTTTTCCCTCAGAGAGCTGGTAGCCAGGGTGAGGGCTGTTCTGCGCCGAGCTAAGGGAGAGTTTCCGGCTCTGACCATAAAAGTAGCTGATATTGAAATAGACCCGCAAAAGAGAACGGTCACGGTAGCTGGGAAGCCTGTAGATCTCACTCCCACGGAGTTTGAAATTTTAAACCTTTTGGCGCGCCACCCCGGTAGGGTCTTTACTCGCCTGGAAATCCTTGAGAAAGTCCAGCCATATGCTTACGAAGGTTACGAGCGAACAGTGGATGTCCACATTAAAAATTTGCGTAAGAAGATAGAACCTGACCCCAGGAACCCTCGCTACATTATAACCGTATACGGAGTTGGATATAAATTGGCGGAGGAATAGATGCGGAGTCTATGGCTCAAGCTCACCATCAGCTTTGTGATTTTGATAATTTTGGTAGCCTTTTTCATGGCTGTGTTCATTAACAGTGCGGTGAGAGGCCGTTTCAAGGCTTATCTTCTGACAACCTACAAGACTCAGGCCGAAATTATTGCTCCCCTCCTGGCCGAATACTATTCCTTAAGTGGCGGATGGAAGGGAGTGGATAGGTTTATAAAAGAGTTCCCGTTTTTGCGCCCCCTAAGACGGGGCATGGGTCTGGGCATGATGATGCGCCAGGCCCGGATAATTGTGGCCGATGAAAATGGAACCATAGTGGCGGATTCAGCTGATGAAATGGTAGGCCATAAACTATCCCCCGCAGAACTTTCCCTGGGAGCTCCGATAATAGTAAAGGGCAGGCCCGTGGGCGTCGTTCTGGTAGCATGGGGAAGGCGAATTGTTTTAGGGGAAATAGAAGAAGCTTTTCTGGCAAGCGTGAGGCGTTCCCTCCTCTTTGTAATCCTGGGGGGATGCTTG
Coding sequences within:
- a CDS encoding response regulator transcription factor codes for the protein MGAKILVVEDEVKLTRLVADYLEAAGFQVLKAYTGKEALALFRHEKPDLVILDLMLPEIDGLEVARIIRRESSTPIIMLTARVEESDRILGLEIGADDYITKPFSLRELVARVRAVLRRAKGEFPALTIKVADIEIDPQKRTVTVAGKPVDLTPTEFEILNLLARHPGRVFTRLEILEKVQPYAYEGYERTVDVHIKNLRKKIEPDPRNPRYIITVYGVGYKLAEE